One Chanodichthys erythropterus isolate Z2021 chromosome 10, ASM2448905v1, whole genome shotgun sequence DNA segment encodes these proteins:
- the calr3a gene encoding calreticulin 3a has translation MQVAAAVCVISALAFTVHADVYFKEQFLDGDGWKSRWVESKHKSDYGQWKLTSGKFYGDAELDKGLQTSQDARFYALSSRFDSFSNEGKPVVIQFTVKHEQKIDCGGGYVKIFPADLDQTDMHGDSQYYIMFGPDICGYSTKKVHVIFNYKGQNHLIKKDIKCKDDELTHLYTLILRPDQTYEVKIDNEKVESGSLEEDWDFLPPKKIKDPEAKKPEDWDDRAKIDDPEDTKPEDWDKPENIPDPDAKKPDDWDEDMDGEWEPAMIPNPEYKGEWKPKQIDNPNYKGTWIHPEIDNPEYTADDAIYKFDNIGILGLDLWQVKSGTIFDNFLITDDVEEAEKFGTETWGATKGPEKKMKDQQEEEERKKREEEEKSKKDVNEEDEDDEGDDDEPEEEEHTEEPPEEEEEGEDDTLPKDEL, from the exons ATGCAGGTCGCTGCTGCAGTGTGCGTTATATCTGCACTGGCTTTCACTGTACACGCAGATGTGTATTTTAAAGAACAATTCCTGGATGGAG ATGGTTGGAAAAGCCGATGGGTCGAATCCAAACACAAATCCGACTACGGCCAGTGGAAACTGACCTCAGGGAAATTCTACGGCGATGCTGAGCTTGATAAAG GTTTGCAGACAAGTCAAGACGCCCGGTTTTACGCTCTCTCCAGTCGCTTTGACTCGTTTAGTAATGAGGGTAAACCAGTAGTGATCCAGTTCACTGTGAAACATGAGCAGAAGATTGACTGCGGCGGTGGGTATGTGAAAATCTTCCCCGCCGACCTGGACCAGACCGATATGCACGGCGATTCGCAGTACTACATCATGTTCG GACCCGACATCTGTGGCTACAGTACCAAGAAAGTTCATGTCATCTTCAACTACAAAGGCCAGAACCACCTAATCAAGAAGGACATCAAATGCAAA GACGATGAACTTACACACCTCTACACACTCATCCTGCGGCCGGACCAGACGTACGAAGTGAAAATCGACAATGAGAAGGTGGAGTCGGGCTCCCTGGAGGAAGACTGGGACTTCCTTCCTCCCAAAAAGATCAAGGATCCAGAGGCCAAGAAGCCAGAGGATTGGGACGACCGGGCGAAAATCGACGATCCTGAAGACACCAAACCTGAG GACTGGGACAAACCTGAGAACATTCCTGACCCTGATGCCAAGAAACCAGACGATTGGGATGAAGACATGGATGGAGAATGGGAACCTGCGATGATCCCCAACCCAGAGTACAAG GGCGAATGGAAACCAAAACAGATCGACAACCCCAACTACAAAGGCACCTGGATTCACCCTGAAATTGACAACCCCGAGTACACAGCAGACGACGCCATTTACAAATTCGACAACATTGGTATCCTGGGACTGGATCTTTGGCAG GTGAAATCTGGAACGATCTTTGATAACTTTCTAATCACAGATGATGTTGAGGAGGCTGAGAAATTCGGTACAGAAACATGGGGCGCAACGAAG GGGCCAGAAAAGAAAATGAAGGACCAACAGGAAGAGGAAGAACGTAAAAAGCGTGAAGAGGAGGAAAAGAGCAAGAAGGATGTTAATGAGGAAGATGAGGATGACGAAGGTGATGACGATGAGCCAGAAGAGGAAGAGCACACAGAAGAACCTCCTGAGGAGGAAGAAGAGGGTGAGGACGATACGCTCCCTAAAGATGAGTTGTGA
- the rad23ab gene encoding RAD23 homolog A, nucleotide excision repair protein b: MLTITLKTLQQQTFKVQINEELTVKALKEKIEEEKGQDAFPAVGQKLIYAGKILNDDIPLKEYKIDEKNFVVVMVTKPKSATPPQAPAPVSAPLAETPVHQPTAPAAPPAASTVPVSTPAPAPVEPAVSAEPAALPVTVPPAASEAAAETPEPVSATPAPISEEENLAAQEEQAIAQSEASIIDELGLLEAAASILVTGQAYENLVTEIMSMGYEREQVIAALRASFNNPDRAVEYLLMGIPTESEQPPQEVVRPTAVPNPTPPAPQRPQPPPTATAGAESGAVQPTANPLEFLRNQPQFQQMRQIIQQNPALLPALLQQLGRDNPQLLQQITQHQERFVQMLNEPHPGEAGAAEAPTTPQTNYIQVTPQEKEAIERLKALGFPEGLVIQAYFACEKNENLAANFLLQQNFDDE, translated from the exons ATGCTGACGATCACTCTGAAGACGCTCCAGCAGCAGACGTTTAAAGTGCAGATAAATGAGGAACTGACG GTAAAGGCTCTTAAAGAGAAGATAGAAGAAGAAAAGGGGCAAGATGCTTTTCCAGCTGTCGGTCAAAAACTAATCTATGCAG GCAAAATTTTGAATGACGATATACCTCTAAAAGAATACAAAATAGATGAGAAGAACTTTGTTGTGGTGATGGTTACAAAG CCCAAATCTGCAACGCCGCCACAAGCTCCCGCTCCTGTTAGCGCGCCCCTCGCCGAAACCCCCGTCCATCAGCCCACGGCTCCTGCTGCGCCTCCTGCTGCCTCCACAGTGCCTGTATCAACCCCTGCTCCCGCTCCTGTAGAACCAGCGGTGTCAGCGGAGCCGGCCGCGCTGCCTGTTACAGTGCCCCCTGCTGCCTCGGAGGCTGCTGCAGAAACACCAGAGCCAGTTAGCGCCACTCCTGCTCCGATCTCAGAAGAGGAGAACCTGGCCGCCCAAGAAGAGCAGGCCATCGCCCAATCAGAGGCCAG CATTATAGATGAGTTGGGTCTTTTAGAAGCGGCTGCATCCATACTAG TTACGGGTCAAGCATATGAGAATTTGGTGACGGAAATTATGTCAATGGGTTATGAGAGAGAACAGGTGATCGCCGCCTTACGAGCAAGTTTCAATAATCCTGACAGAGCCGTGGAGTACCTGCTTATG GGTATTCCCACAGAATCCGAGCAGCCGCCACAGGAAGTAGTTCGGCCTACTGCCGTGCCAAACCCCACCCCTCCCGCACCACAGCGACCTCAGCCTCCACCCACCGCCACAGCCG GTGCGGAGTCCGGAGCCGTGCAGCCGACGGCAAACCCGCTGGAGTTCCTGAGGAACCAGCCGCAGTTCCAGCAGATGCGGCAGATCATCCAGCAGAACCCGGCGCTCCTGCCGGCACTGCTGCAGCAGCTGGGACGAGACAACCCACAACTCCTGCAG CAAATCACTCAGCATCAGGAACGGTTTGTGCAGATGTTGAACGAGCCGCACCCAGGCGAGGCCGGAGCCGCCGAAGCCCCCACCACCCCACAGACGAACTACATTCAGGTCACGCCGCAGGAGAAGGAAGCCATCGAGAGG TTAAAAGCCTTGGGGTTTCCCGAGGGACTCGTCATCCAAGCCTACTTCGCCTGCGAGAAGAACGAAAACCTCGCCGCGAACTTCCTGCTCCAGCAGAACTTTGACGATGAGTGA
- the LOC137029289 gene encoding kelch-like protein 23, whose translation MSHDMLQQRRECWEGECTIMACGKQEVVWTNVQSPETEQDLVEDQHAVIATPDVVLQVEGELFFVNRKHLAQLSPYFRALFFGGGRESTKKHIEIKGVGLQQFHTLMEFTKNFKLTLDRKNVLDILEAADFLQLDRARLLCCKFLERQLHLSNCLGMMAYAWQLGCLDLYAAAREVVLTHLPAIASEQDLMFLSKESIADLLASDNLSIPREDLVLDVALRWATFDPSREEDFMELVGLVRPECLSLPYITDLLTKINSSDPRAKLICRLNDNLPSSWTMGRSMPRTRSRETLFVLGGPHEQEEQLLYQFHPYSGRWQSQPPLQKKCLTQYSVAAVGDNIVVTGGYFRDVLWYSVDWVSIYQCGNEKWVDGPAMQKSRHSHCSAALEFKLFVFGGSMDEGPVAEVERLVLGAEEWDTVSPMVRSVERAAIATLGTCIYVACGLDENGDVYSGIQRYRPEVDQWDVVSYSPFPRYDLLATELNGALYLLGGQALRLDIDTDEWTILQEDCLDNKFFTGCATVNGQIYILSERKINKTYPNMILLDPYTDTCLEIDDKIPCPVPIRGCVTMHVNPF comes from the exons ATGTCACATGATATGCTTCAGCAGAGAAGAGAGTGCTGGGAGGGTGAGTGCACAATCATGGCTTGTGGTAAGCAAGAAGTAGTCTGGACAAATGTCCAGAGCCCAGAAACTGAACAAGATTTAGTTGAGGATCAGCATGCTGTCATTGCCACTCCTGATGTAGTGCTCCAGGTGGAGGGAGAGTTGTTCTTTGTGAACCGCAAACATTTGGCCCAGCTGAGTCCCTATTTCCGAGCCTTGTTCTTTGGCGGCGGTCGGGAGAGCACCAAGAAGCACATTGAGATTAAAGGAGTTGGACTGCAGCAGTTCCACACACTAATGGAGTTCACAAAGAACTTCAAGCTGACCCTGGACAGAAAGAACGTCCTTGATATTCTGGAGGCTGCTGACTTTCTTCAGTTGGACAGGGCTCGGCTACTCTGCTGTAAGTTCTTGGAAAGGCAATTGCATCTTAGTAATTGCTTGGGAATGATGGCCTATGCTTGGCAGCTTGGCTGTCTGGATCTCTACGCCGCAGCAAGGGAAGTAGTCTTGACCCATCTACCTGCCATAGCCTCCGAGCAGGACTTGATGTTCCTTTCTAAGGAAAGCATTGCCGACCTCCTCGCCAGCGACAATTTGAGCATTCCAAGGGAAGACTTAGTCCTTGACGTAGCCCTTCGCTGGGCAACATTTGACCCAAGTCGGGAAGAAGACTTCATGGAACTAGTGGGCCTGGTTAGGCCGGAGTGCTTAAGTCTTCCCTACATTACTGATCTTCTGACCAAGATAAACAGTTCAGACCCACGTGCGAAGCTCATTTGCAGACTGAACGATAACTTGCCCAGCAGCTGGACTATGGGCAGGTCTATGCCTAGAACTCGTTCAAGGGAAACTTTGTTTGTTCTCGGTGGGCCGCATGAGCAAGAAGAGCAGTTGCTGTATCAATTCCACCCCTATAGTGGAAGGTGGCAATCCCAACCACCCCTGCAAAAGAAGTGTCTCACACAGTACTCTGTGGCTGCAGTAG GGGACAACATAGTAGTGACTGGAGGCTACTTCCGGGATGTGTTGTGGTACAGCGTGGACTGGGTGAGCATTTACCAGTGTGGCAATGAGAAGTGGGTGGATGGCCCAGCAATGCAGAAGTCCAGACACAGCCACTGCTCAGCGGCTCTGGAGTTCAAGCTTTTTGTATTTGGCGGAAGCATGGACGAGGGACCTGTGGCCGAAGTCGAGAGGCTAGTCCTGGGAGCGGAAGAATGGGACACCGTCAGCCCCATGGTGAGATCTGTGGAAAGGGCGGCCATTGCCACATTGGGGACTTGTATTTATGTGGCCTGTGGTCTGGATGAGAATGGAGATGTTTACAGTGGGATTCAGAGGTACAGGCCAGAGGTTGATCAATGGGACGTGGTGTCCTATTCTCCGTTCCCACG TTACGACCTTCTTGCAACGGAGCTCAATGGTGCCCTCTATCTGCTGGGAGGACAGGCTCTGCGCTTAGACATCGACACAGACGAGTGGACCATTCTTCAAGAAGACTGTCTGGACAACAAATTCTTCACAGGCTGTGCCACAGTGAATGGGCAGATTTACATACTAAGCGAGAGGAAGATAAACAAAACATACCCAAACATGATCCTACTGGACCCTTACACTGACACTTGCTTAGAAATTGATGATAAAATACCCTGTCCTGTACCCATAAGAGGATGTGTCACAATGCATGTGAATCCCTTCTGA